The following coding sequences are from one Stigmatopora nigra isolate UIUO_SnigA chromosome 10, RoL_Snig_1.1, whole genome shotgun sequence window:
- the LOC144203094 gene encoding N-acylethanolamine-hydrolyzing acid amidase-like encodes MVMLVPVHSAILLLGLAVSSSSGFAPPTISIDLNDDPQVRWMPILDVFDADFLNRAAQDVIDSTIPKWLHKVLRGLIKVSEEFILPKPYGDEIRGLASHFGLTLSDTIMLNLAYEVTAFCTSIVAQDNDGKIYHGRNLDYPHAVLRNLTVNVIFKKNGKISYIGTTFAGYVGLWTGQSPYKFTVSGDQRGSDHWWDFWKNLVSAFLLKRKPVSWLMREILEEAEDFQVAVLHLSKIPIITGVYYIVGGVKAGEGVVITRDREGPADIWPLDLLYGQWFRVETNFDHWLPSPAKDHRREMAEKALNATGQDHINMYSLYQVLSMPPVCNGVTVYTTLMSAATPEKYTTLVRPPYCHKTVQAEVIPFFEGGKRAFSHV; translated from the exons ATGGTTATGCTGGTCCCAGTTCATTCTGCGATTCTGCTCCTGGGACTGGCAGTGTCGTCCAGTTCGGGCTTCGCTCCCCCCACAATCAGTATTGATTTGAATGATGATCCGCAAGTGAGATGGATGCCAATTCTTGATGTATTTGACGCCGACTTCCTCAACAGAGCTGCTCAAGATGTCATTGA TTCAACTATTCCAAAATGGCTTCACAAGGTTCTCAGGGGTCTGATCAAGGTCTCAGAGGAGTTCATTCTTCCCAAGCCTTATGGCGACGAGATTCGTGGCTTGGCTTCTCACTTTGGCCTCACCCTCTCTGATACTATCATGTTGAATCTTGCCTACGAAGTAACTGC ATTCTGCACAAGCATAGTAGCTCAAGACAATGATGGAAAAATCTACCACGGCAGGAATCTGGACTACCCACACGCTGTTCTGAGGAATCTTACGGTCAATGTTATCTTCAAGAAGAACGGGAAG ATTTCATATATTGGAACCACGTTTGCTGGCTATGTTGGTCTGTGGACAGGACAAAGTCCATACAAATTCACTGTATCCGGTGACCAGCGAG GCAGTGACCACTGGTGGGACTTCTGGAAGAATTTGGTGTCAGCTTTCCTGTTGAAAAGAAAGCCAGTCAGCTGGCTGATGAGAGAG ATCCTAGAGGAGGCAGAAGACTTTCAAGTTGCTGTCCTCCATCTTTCCAAAATTCCCATCATCACAGGAGTGTATTACATTGTTGGTGGAGTAAAGGCAGGTGAAGGGGTAGTCATCACCAGAGACAGAGAAGGCCCTGCTGATATCTGGCCCCTGGATCTACTATATGGACA atGGTTCAGAGTTGAGACCAATTTTGACCACTGGCTTCCGTCTCCAGCCAAGGATCATCGAAG AGAAATGGCAGAAAAAGCATTGAATGCTACCGGTCAAGATCATATTAATATGTATTCGCTTTATCAG GTTTTGTCAATGCCGCCAGTTTGTAATGG GGTTACTGTTTATACAACACTCATGAGTGCAGCCACCCCTGAGAAGTATACCACTCTTGTCAGACCACCG TACTGCCACAAGACCGTTCAAGCTGAAGTGATTCCTTTCTTTGAAGGTGGAAAAAGAGCCTTTTCCCATGTGTAA
- the bhlhe40 gene encoding class E basic helix-loop-helix protein 40: protein MEGIARAQPCVPKHPSLDLADMQGMDFPMYVYKSRRGMKRGDDSRETYKLPHRLIEKKRRDRINECIAQLKDLLPEHLKLTTLGHLEKAVVLELTLKHVNALNSLLEQQQQKIIELQKDLQMSDHGGESPEVSEQMFRSGFHLCAKEVLHYLAHRDSSQNLMPSHVISHIHKVASEVLQHQSDTLLTESVHQRSEKVKKSSEQPSTATDGPSKNCVPVIQRTYPGVFGEQSGSDTDTDSGYGGEHDKRDPKARWSESHRKEGELRNADNLKHEGGEPLAKKSRSGSSEDESLPGPTGSYLSFSPNQHPLCLPFYLIPPAAAAAAAAAYLPMLDKSWYTGGMPVMYPGMSASTASLPAESLSPPLLSQRVASPVARQSLIDSPVLHKASKQDSPLNLETKE, encoded by the exons ATGGAGGGGATTGCGAGGGCGCAACCGTGCGTTCCCAAACACCCATCGTTGGATTTAGCGGACATGCAGGG GATGGATTTTCCAATGTACGTGTATAAATCAAGACGTGGTATGAAGCGAGGGGATGACAGCAGG GAAACCTACAAACTGCCACATCGActaattgaaaagaaaagaagagacaGAATCAACGAATGTATTGCCCAGCTCAAAGATTTGCTGCCAGAACACCTCAAACTTACA ACGCTGGGTCATTTGGAGAAAGcggtggtgctggagctcacTCTCAAACACGTGAACGCCTTGAATAGTCTCCtagagcagcagcagcagaagaTCATAGAACTGCAGAAAGACCTCCAAATGA GTGACCATGGAGGTGAAAGCCCAGAGGTCAGCGAACAGATGTTCCGTTCTGGTTTCCACCTTTGCGCAAAAGAGGTCCTCCACTACCTAGCCCACCGAGACAGCAGTCAAAATCTGATGCCCTCCCATGTCATCAGCCACATCCACAAGGTGGCTTCCGAAGTTCTCCAACATCAGAGTGACACACTCCTCACTGAGTCCGTCCATCAGAGATCcgaaaaagtcaagaaaagctCAGAGCAGCCATCCACAGCCACCGACGGCCCGTCCAAGAACTGCGTTCCAGTCATTCAAAGGACTTACCCTGGCGTTTTTGGGGAACAGAGCGGTAGTGATACAGACACTGACAGCGGCTACGGGGGCGAACATGACAAACGGGACCCCAAAGCCCGGTGGTCGGAGAGCCACAGGAAGGAAGGGGAGCTTCGGAACGCTGACAACTTAAAGCACGAAGGGGGCGAGCCTCTGGCTAAGAAGTCACGGTCCGGCTCCTCCGAGGACGAGAGCCTCCCCGGTCCTACCGGCAGTTACTTATCCTTCTCCCCAAACCAGCACCCGCTTTGCCTCCCCTTCTATCTCATTCCACCCGCCgcagcagcagcggcggcggccgccTACTTGCCAATGCTGGACAAGAGTTGGTACACAGGGGGCATGCCCGTAATGTATCCTGGAATGAGCGCCTCAACGGCCAGTTTACCCGCAGAGAGCCTCTCCCCACCTCTTCTTTCCCAAAGGGTAGCATCTCCAGTTGCACGCCAGAGTCTCATAGACTCCCCTGTACTTCACAAAGCTTCAAAACAGGACTCCCCGTTAAATTTGGAAACCAAAGAGTAA
- the LOC144203612 gene encoding ADP-ribosylation factor-like protein 8B, with amino-acid sequence MLALINRLLDWFRSLFWKEEMELTLVGLQYSGKTTFVNVIASGQFSEDMIPTVGFNMRKVTKGNVTIKIWDIGGQPRFRSMWERYCRGVNAIVYMVDAADRDKIEASRNELHNLLDKPQLQGIPVLVLGNKRDLTSALDEKQLIEKMNLSAIQDREICCYSVSCKEKDNIDITLQWLIQHSKSRRS; translated from the exons ATGTTGGCCCTGATAAACAGACTTTTGGACTGGTTCCGATCACTCTTTTGGAAAGAAGAAATGGAGCTGACCCTCGTGGGACTTCAATATTCTGGGAAGACCACGTTCGTCAATGTGATTGCA TCAGGCCAGTTCAGTGAAGACATGATTCCTACAGTTGGATTCAACATGCGGAAGGTCACAAAAGGCAACGTGACTATAAAA ATATGGGATATAGGTGGGCAGCCCCGCTTCAGAAGCATGTGGGAACGCTACTGTCGAGGAGTCAATGCTATTGT GTATATGGTGGATGCGGCAGATCGAGATAAGATAGAAGCATCCCGAAATGAGCTCCACAACTTGTTGGACAAACCACAACTACAAGGAATTCCA GTTCTAGTGCTAGGCAACAAGCGAGACCTAACCAGTGCACTGGATGAGAAGCAGCTCATTGAAAAGAT GAACCTATCTGCCATTCAGGATCGGGAAATTTGCTGCTACTCAGTATCTTGCAAAGAAAAGGACAACATCG ATATCACACTACAGTGGCTCATCCAGCATTCAAAGTCACGAAGAAGCTGA